In Odocoileus virginianus isolate 20LAN1187 ecotype Illinois unplaced genomic scaffold, Ovbor_1.2 Unplaced_Scaffold_17, whole genome shotgun sequence, the following proteins share a genomic window:
- the MRPS24 gene encoding small ribosomal subunit protein uS3m, giving the protein MTQTTTAALRRGARRARAESCSPHLPAPHSPAPQPGAGASTCPQQVARSRGSHPRAGARVVSPWWKPRAVCLYPACSAPPRPAPPPKMVALHCGRGLRPLMLSWSRDLPCIWRSLHTSAVCSKNRAARVRVGKGDKPVTYEEAHAPHYIAHRKGWLSLHTGNLDGEDHAAERTVEDVFLRKFMLGTFPGCLADQLILKRWANQVEICALVLRQLPAHKFYFLVGYSETLLSHFYKCPVRLHLQTVPSKVVYKYI; this is encoded by the exons ATGACGCAAACCACGACTGCAGCACTGCGGAGGGGTGCGAGACGCGCACGCGCAGAGTCCTGCTCCCCGCACCTCCCGGCCCCACACAGCCCGGCTCCTCAGCCCGGAGCCGGGGCCTCCACCTGCCCACAACAGGTCGCCAGGTCGAGAGGCTCGCACCCCCGCGCCGGCGCGCGGGTGGTCTCGCCCTGGTGGAAGCCTCGCGCGGTTTGTCTTTACCCGGCCTGCTCggctccgccccgccccgcccccccgcccaAGATGGTGGCGCTCCACTGCGGTCGGGGGCTCAGGCCTCTG ATGCTGTCCTGGAGCCGGGATCTGCCTTGCATCTGGCGCTCCCTGCATACCTCCGCGGTCTGCTCCAAG AACCGGGCGGCCCGAGTCCGAGTGGGCAAGGGGGACAAACCAGTGACCTACGAGGAAGCGCATGCGCCTCATTACATCGCCCACCGCAAGGGCTGGCTGTCATTGCACACAG GTAACCTGGATGGGGAGGACCATGCTGCCGAGCGAACAGTGGAAGATGTTTTCCTTCGCAAATTTATGCTGGGCACTTTCCCAGGCTGCCTGGCTGACCAGCTTATTCTAAAGCGCTGGGCTAACCAGGTGGAGATCTGTGCCCTGGTCCTGAGGCAGCTACCTGCACACAAGTTCTACTTCCTTGTGGGCTACAGTGAGACCCTGCTGTCCCACTTTTACAAGTGTCCTGTTCGTCTGCACCTCCAAACTGTTCCCTCAAAGGTTGTGTATAAGTATATCTAG
- the URGCP gene encoding up-regulator of cell proliferation isoform X2, with translation MEGDDCEFHYGEGPNEAQDSDFPIEERSRLQEMLFLLGLETYQTQKLSLQDALQISSDSMKNWAPQTPKDLPWNFLRKLQALNAEARNTTMVLDLPLDTRPVEKESQMEEEIIYWDTAEDISADIYSFSELPTPDTPLNPLDLLCALLLSSDSFLQQEIVSKMSLCQFALPLILPDPENHYHTFLLWAMRGTVRTWGSQPPRVVGSFREDSMVLSRAPAFAFVRMEVSSNSKSQLLNDVLSPSHRQQDCFWHRDLNLGTNPREIADGLVEISWFLPSGREDLDIFPEPMAFLNLRGDIGSHWLQFKLLTEISSAVFILTDNISKKEYKLLSSMKGSATKYYFILSPYRGKRNTNLRFLNRLIPVLKMDHSHVLVKVSSTDSVGFVRRVRAIVAHVTRSPCRRVSVEDMANAARKLGLKVDEDCEECQRAKDRMERITRKIKDLDAYRRDELRLQGELWRKAAQVEKELCQIQWASDPPEKYRAELRHRLLELRMQQNDHGPAWGVQEFISGISSPSLGEKQYFLKWMEWGLARVAQPRPRPPPEMIFTLRPKHCGAVDFSEPFWPEPLGVEHFLREMGQFYEAESCLVEAGKLPAGQRRFAHFPGLALELLLKGLPLELIDGNTLSPPLRWVTGLLKELHVRLERRSRLVVLSALGTPGTGKSTLLNSMFGLQFAAGRGHGPRGAFMQLIKVAESFSPDLGCDHILVIDSGGVITGARTEAGERFEREASLATLIMGLSNVTVVSLAETRNIPPAILHAFLRLEKTGHMPNYQFVYQNLHDVSALGSKPRERRQLLDQPSDVGRATVQMEKQGDGIQTLADLAFWDPEKQHIWHIPGLWHGVPPMAAVNLAYSEAIFELKRCLLENIRNGLSNQNKNIQQLIELVRRL, from the exons ATGGAAGGAGATGACTGCGAGTTTCATTATGGAG aGGGTCCAAATGAAGCTCAAGATAGTGACTTTCCAATAG AGGAGAGGAGCAGACTACAAGAAATGCTGTTTCTTTTGGGACTAGAGACATACCAAACACAGAAACTCAGCCTCCAGGACGCCTTACAGATCAGCAGTGACAGCATGAAGAACTGGGCTCCTCAGACTCCCAAAGACTTGCCCTGGAATTTTCTCAGGAAGCTGCAGGCCCTCAATGCTGAAGCCAGGAATACCACCATGGTCCTGGACCTTCCCCTGGACACCAGGCCTGTGGAGAAGGAGAGCCAAATGGAAGAGGAGATCATCTACTGGGACACGGCCGAGGACATCTCAGCAGACATCTATTCCTTCTCCGAGCTTCCAACACCTGACACGCCTCTGAATCCCTTGGACCTTCTCTGTGCCCTTCTGCTTTCCTCTGATAGTTTCCTGCAACAAGAAATCGTGTCAAAAATGTCCCTCTGCCAGTTTGCACTCCCTCTTATTTTGCCTGACCCAGAAAACCACTACCACACCTTTCTGCTGTGGGCCATGAGGGGGACTGTGCGGACATGGGGGTCACAGCCCCCAAGGGTGGTGGGCAGCTTCAGAGAAGACAGCATGGTCCTGTCCCGAGCACCTGCCTTCGCCTTTGTGCGCATGGAGGTCAGCAGCAACTCCAAATCCCAGCTTCTCAATGATGTGCTCAGCCCCAGTCACAGGCAGCAGGACTGTTTCTGGCATCGGGATCTGAACTTGGGCACCAACCCTCGGGAGATAGCAGACGGGCTGGTAGAAATTTCCTGGTTTCTGCCCAGTGGCAGGGAGGACTTGGACATTTTCCCAGAGCCCATGGCCTTCCTAAACTTGAGAGGTGACATTGGGTCTCATTGGCTGCAGTTCAAGCTCTTGACAGAAATCTCCTCGGCCGTATTCATCTTGACTGACAACATCAGTAAGAAGGAATACAAACTGCTGTCTTCCATGAAGGGGTCAGCCACAAAATACTACTTCATCCTGAGTCCCTACCGTGGGAAGCGAAACACAAACCTGAGGTTTCTGAACAGGTTAATTCCCGTGCTGAAGATGGATCACTCACACGTCCTCGTGAAGGTCAGCAGCACAGACAGCGTGGGCTTCGTGCGTAGGGTCCGCGCCATTGTTGCGCATGTGACCCGGTCCCCCTGCAGGAGGGTGTCCGTGGAGGACATGGCGAACGCAGCCCGCAAGCTGGGGCTGAAGGTCGATGAGGACTGTGAGGAGTGTCAGCGGGCCAAGGACCGGATGGAGCGGATCACCAGGAAAATCAAGGACTTGGACGCCTACCGCAGGGACGAGCTGCGGCTACAGGGGGAGCTTTGGAGAAAGGCGGCCCAGGTGGAGAAGGAGCTCTGCCAGATCCAGTGGGCCAGCGACCCTCCCGAGAAGTACAGGGCTGAGCTGAGGCATCGGTTACTGGAACTTCGAATGCAGCAGAATGACCATGGCCCTGCCTGGGGGGTCCAGGAGTTCATCTCGGGCATCAGCAGCCCCTCCCTGGGGGAGAAGCAGTACTTCCTGAAATGGATGGAGTGGGGACTGGCCCGGGTGGCCCAGCCAAGGCCAAGACCACCTCCAGAGATGATTTTTACCCTGAGACCAAAGCACTGTGGGGCCGTGGACTTCAGTGAGCCGTTCTGGCCGGAGCCCCTGGGGGTGGAGCATTTCCTGCGGGAGATGGGGCAGTTTTACGAGGCCGAAAGCTGCCTTGTGGAGGCGGGGAAGCTGCCAGCAGGGCAGAGGCGGTTTGCCCACTTCCCAGGCTTGGCCTTGGAGCTGCTGCTGAAGGGGCTTCCCCTGGAGCTGATCGACGGGAACACCCTGAGCCCCCCCTTGCGCTGGGTCACAGGGCTCCTGAAGGAGCTACATGTCCGCCTGGAGAGGAGGTCGCGCCTGGTCGTCCTGTCAGCACTTGGCACGCCGGGCACGGGCAAGTCCACCCTCCTCAATAGCATGTTCGGGCTGCAGTTTGCGGCGGGGAGGGGCCATGGTCCTCGAGGGGCCTTCATGCAGCTCATCAAGGTGGCCGAGAGCTTCAGCCCGGACCTGGGCTGTGATCACATCCTGGTAATAGACTCTGGGGGCGTGATAACTGGAGCCCGGACCGAGGCAGGGGAGAGGTTTGAGCgggaggcttccctggccacTCTGATCATGGGGCTGAGCAATGTCACTGTGGTCAGTTTAGCCGAAACAAGGAACATTCCGCCAGCTATTCTGCATGCATTTCTGAGGCTGGAAAAAACAGGGCACATGCCCAACTATCAGTTTGTATACCAGAACCTTCATGATGTGTCTGCCCTTGGCTCCAAGCCAAGAGAGCGGAGGCAGCTCCTGGACCAGCCCAGTGATGTGGGCAGAGCCACAGTGCAAATGGAGAAACAGGGTGACGGGATCCAGACGCTGGCTGACCTGGCCTTTTGGGACCCTGAGAAGCAGCACATTTGGCACATCCCTGGCCTATGGCATGGAGTGCCTCCCATGGCCGCTGTGAACTTGGCGTACAGTGAAGCCATTTTTGAACTGAAGCGATGCCTGCTAGAAAACATCAGGAATGGCCTGTccaaccaaaataaaaacattcagcaGCTCATTGAGCTGGTAAGACGGCTGTGA
- the URGCP gene encoding up-regulator of cell proliferation isoform X1 translates to MASSGYSDLGEVTSEIKASERRTAVAIADLEWREMEGDDCEFHYGEGPNEAQDSDFPIEERSRLQEMLFLLGLETYQTQKLSLQDALQISSDSMKNWAPQTPKDLPWNFLRKLQALNAEARNTTMVLDLPLDTRPVEKESQMEEEIIYWDTAEDISADIYSFSELPTPDTPLNPLDLLCALLLSSDSFLQQEIVSKMSLCQFALPLILPDPENHYHTFLLWAMRGTVRTWGSQPPRVVGSFREDSMVLSRAPAFAFVRMEVSSNSKSQLLNDVLSPSHRQQDCFWHRDLNLGTNPREIADGLVEISWFLPSGREDLDIFPEPMAFLNLRGDIGSHWLQFKLLTEISSAVFILTDNISKKEYKLLSSMKGSATKYYFILSPYRGKRNTNLRFLNRLIPVLKMDHSHVLVKVSSTDSVGFVRRVRAIVAHVTRSPCRRVSVEDMANAARKLGLKVDEDCEECQRAKDRMERITRKIKDLDAYRRDELRLQGELWRKAAQVEKELCQIQWASDPPEKYRAELRHRLLELRMQQNDHGPAWGVQEFISGISSPSLGEKQYFLKWMEWGLARVAQPRPRPPPEMIFTLRPKHCGAVDFSEPFWPEPLGVEHFLREMGQFYEAESCLVEAGKLPAGQRRFAHFPGLALELLLKGLPLELIDGNTLSPPLRWVTGLLKELHVRLERRSRLVVLSALGTPGTGKSTLLNSMFGLQFAAGRGHGPRGAFMQLIKVAESFSPDLGCDHILVIDSGGVITGARTEAGERFEREASLATLIMGLSNVTVVSLAETRNIPPAILHAFLRLEKTGHMPNYQFVYQNLHDVSALGSKPRERRQLLDQPSDVGRATVQMEKQGDGIQTLADLAFWDPEKQHIWHIPGLWHGVPPMAAVNLAYSEAIFELKRCLLENIRNGLSNQNKNIQQLIELVRRL, encoded by the exons ATACTCAGATTTGGGAGAAGtaacttcagaaataaaagcttCTGAGAGACGAACAGCTGTGGCCATTGCAG atttgGAATGGAGAGAAATGGAAGGAGATGACTGCGAGTTTCATTATGGAG aGGGTCCAAATGAAGCTCAAGATAGTGACTTTCCAATAG AGGAGAGGAGCAGACTACAAGAAATGCTGTTTCTTTTGGGACTAGAGACATACCAAACACAGAAACTCAGCCTCCAGGACGCCTTACAGATCAGCAGTGACAGCATGAAGAACTGGGCTCCTCAGACTCCCAAAGACTTGCCCTGGAATTTTCTCAGGAAGCTGCAGGCCCTCAATGCTGAAGCCAGGAATACCACCATGGTCCTGGACCTTCCCCTGGACACCAGGCCTGTGGAGAAGGAGAGCCAAATGGAAGAGGAGATCATCTACTGGGACACGGCCGAGGACATCTCAGCAGACATCTATTCCTTCTCCGAGCTTCCAACACCTGACACGCCTCTGAATCCCTTGGACCTTCTCTGTGCCCTTCTGCTTTCCTCTGATAGTTTCCTGCAACAAGAAATCGTGTCAAAAATGTCCCTCTGCCAGTTTGCACTCCCTCTTATTTTGCCTGACCCAGAAAACCACTACCACACCTTTCTGCTGTGGGCCATGAGGGGGACTGTGCGGACATGGGGGTCACAGCCCCCAAGGGTGGTGGGCAGCTTCAGAGAAGACAGCATGGTCCTGTCCCGAGCACCTGCCTTCGCCTTTGTGCGCATGGAGGTCAGCAGCAACTCCAAATCCCAGCTTCTCAATGATGTGCTCAGCCCCAGTCACAGGCAGCAGGACTGTTTCTGGCATCGGGATCTGAACTTGGGCACCAACCCTCGGGAGATAGCAGACGGGCTGGTAGAAATTTCCTGGTTTCTGCCCAGTGGCAGGGAGGACTTGGACATTTTCCCAGAGCCCATGGCCTTCCTAAACTTGAGAGGTGACATTGGGTCTCATTGGCTGCAGTTCAAGCTCTTGACAGAAATCTCCTCGGCCGTATTCATCTTGACTGACAACATCAGTAAGAAGGAATACAAACTGCTGTCTTCCATGAAGGGGTCAGCCACAAAATACTACTTCATCCTGAGTCCCTACCGTGGGAAGCGAAACACAAACCTGAGGTTTCTGAACAGGTTAATTCCCGTGCTGAAGATGGATCACTCACACGTCCTCGTGAAGGTCAGCAGCACAGACAGCGTGGGCTTCGTGCGTAGGGTCCGCGCCATTGTTGCGCATGTGACCCGGTCCCCCTGCAGGAGGGTGTCCGTGGAGGACATGGCGAACGCAGCCCGCAAGCTGGGGCTGAAGGTCGATGAGGACTGTGAGGAGTGTCAGCGGGCCAAGGACCGGATGGAGCGGATCACCAGGAAAATCAAGGACTTGGACGCCTACCGCAGGGACGAGCTGCGGCTACAGGGGGAGCTTTGGAGAAAGGCGGCCCAGGTGGAGAAGGAGCTCTGCCAGATCCAGTGGGCCAGCGACCCTCCCGAGAAGTACAGGGCTGAGCTGAGGCATCGGTTACTGGAACTTCGAATGCAGCAGAATGACCATGGCCCTGCCTGGGGGGTCCAGGAGTTCATCTCGGGCATCAGCAGCCCCTCCCTGGGGGAGAAGCAGTACTTCCTGAAATGGATGGAGTGGGGACTGGCCCGGGTGGCCCAGCCAAGGCCAAGACCACCTCCAGAGATGATTTTTACCCTGAGACCAAAGCACTGTGGGGCCGTGGACTTCAGTGAGCCGTTCTGGCCGGAGCCCCTGGGGGTGGAGCATTTCCTGCGGGAGATGGGGCAGTTTTACGAGGCCGAAAGCTGCCTTGTGGAGGCGGGGAAGCTGCCAGCAGGGCAGAGGCGGTTTGCCCACTTCCCAGGCTTGGCCTTGGAGCTGCTGCTGAAGGGGCTTCCCCTGGAGCTGATCGACGGGAACACCCTGAGCCCCCCCTTGCGCTGGGTCACAGGGCTCCTGAAGGAGCTACATGTCCGCCTGGAGAGGAGGTCGCGCCTGGTCGTCCTGTCAGCACTTGGCACGCCGGGCACGGGCAAGTCCACCCTCCTCAATAGCATGTTCGGGCTGCAGTTTGCGGCGGGGAGGGGCCATGGTCCTCGAGGGGCCTTCATGCAGCTCATCAAGGTGGCCGAGAGCTTCAGCCCGGACCTGGGCTGTGATCACATCCTGGTAATAGACTCTGGGGGCGTGATAACTGGAGCCCGGACCGAGGCAGGGGAGAGGTTTGAGCgggaggcttccctggccacTCTGATCATGGGGCTGAGCAATGTCACTGTGGTCAGTTTAGCCGAAACAAGGAACATTCCGCCAGCTATTCTGCATGCATTTCTGAGGCTGGAAAAAACAGGGCACATGCCCAACTATCAGTTTGTATACCAGAACCTTCATGATGTGTCTGCCCTTGGCTCCAAGCCAAGAGAGCGGAGGCAGCTCCTGGACCAGCCCAGTGATGTGGGCAGAGCCACAGTGCAAATGGAGAAACAGGGTGACGGGATCCAGACGCTGGCTGACCTGGCCTTTTGGGACCCTGAGAAGCAGCACATTTGGCACATCCCTGGCCTATGGCATGGAGTGCCTCCCATGGCCGCTGTGAACTTGGCGTACAGTGAAGCCATTTTTGAACTGAAGCGATGCCTGCTAGAAAACATCAGGAATGGCCTGTccaaccaaaataaaaacattcagcaGCTCATTGAGCTGGTAAGACGGCTGTGA